The Topomyia yanbarensis strain Yona2022 chromosome 3, ASM3024719v1, whole genome shotgun sequence nucleotide sequence CCTTTCgccaaataatttattggaaCTTGCGGTCTTCTTGATGCACCCAGACCTGCCTGAACATTTTTTCTGCGTCTGCCGTGAAAACAAATCGAGGCATCCGAAAATTGATCACAGTAGCCAGCAAAGGAGGTTGCACTGTAGGACCACTGTGGAGAATATCATTCAACGAAAGCTTGCCTGCTGCCTTACTGCTACCATCAAAGACGACGCGAATTTTTGTCGTGCTACTCTCGGGACGAAGAACGGCATGGTGGGGGAGAAAAAACTGCGGGCCTACAATACGTGAACATTCCTCCATATGTCCTAACTGCTCGTAATCTTCCATGAACTGTGTATAGGCTTCACGTAAACGCACATTTCCCGCAAATCGTCGCTCCATCATCACGAATCGCCGCAATGCTGGTGTATAAGAGTCCTCTAATAGGGATATCATATTTTCTCGAAATGGCAGCCGAACGATGTAACGTCCATCCTTATCTCTGGACACTGTATCACGAAAATGGGATTCAACTTCTTGCTCTTCCTGAGATGGTGATTTTCCGATGTCGAAATTTTCGATCTCTCTTGAATATTCAAATCTTGTCCTATTGCGACGTGACACACCACCTTATTCTTATCCGTTGTAGCGAGTTTGCCTGAAACTACGTAGCCCAGAAGAGTTTTCTGCAACAGAGGAAATTCATTAGCAAGAATGAACTGATGCGGTTCGATAAGGGTATAAAACAGTTCCGCTCTAATAATCAGGTCAACTCCACGGCTGATATTAAATCTCGGGTCCGCTAATGGTATGTTGGGGGGAATTTTCCAGTGAGACACATCCACATGTTGACTAGGCAAACAAACTGTCAACTTTGGCAGCACCAGGTAGTTCAACGGATGTTCGAATGTGCCAAAACGAGAAACAATAATGGTATCCACTCTATGGTGTACAGTGACAGCGGCCTGGCCTATGCCGCTAATGGGAAGGTTGATTCGCGAGCGCTTCAAGCCCAAACGTTGACACAGTGCCTCCGAAATAAAATTGGATTGAGATCCACTATCCAACAAGGCTCTGGTATGATGAGTTTTACCACTGATATCCTGAATACCAACAACAGCTGTTGATAGAAAGACGACGTTATCCTGGCGCTCATTGGATTCAGTAAGAGTCGTAACATTTCCATGTGGGTGATACGAGAAAGCTGGTTCTAACGCGACACGATTGGCAGGTGACATATGCGATTGTTCCTCCCCTACCAACGGCGAAGTACTGTGCTCCTCATTTGTACAGATAGCCGTTGCTGCTTGGGTGACAGCTGACGAATGCTTTTCCTCTCCGTGTGGTACTGTTGCTACTGGTGGTAGGTGCAGCAAAGTGTGGTGTTTTTTAGCACACGTTCTGCACAGACTGCTGTTACAATCCCTGGCCATATGCCCACCGCGCAAGCAATTTATACATAAGCGATGAGTTTTTGCAAATTCGAGGCGTTTGTTGGGTGTTTGCCTAAGGAAGGTTTCGCATTGAGTTACCATATGTGGCTGTTTACATCCTGGGCATCTTGGCACATTGTCGGAGGCCACATGAGACGAAAACGGTTTTCCCTTATTCAGTTTAGAGTTAGAGCCTGTAGAGAGCGTACCACTAACGATCTTGCATTTTTGCAGCGGACGCGATCTTTTATGGATAAACTCTAGCAAGTCACTATACTGAGGTGCTTCTTCGTCCTTACACCTGTTCTCCCATTCCAACAGAGATTTTTCGTCCAGTAGACTGCTCAGTCGTTCCACTAGAAAGGAGTTCCAGTGACTCTCCGGTTCTTCCAGCTTGTCCAAAATACCAACATGACGGTTGAATTCGTCTGCGACTTCAGCGAGACTAGCAGCGGAATCCTTGCGCGCGGAAGGGATTTTTAGAATCGCCGACATATGTTGCTTCACGAGAAAGTTGACATTTTCATACCGATCGGTGATAGTCTTCCACGCGAGCGCATAGTTGTCTGACGTTATCGCAAAGGAAGCTATTAGCCGGGCAGCTTCACCCTTGAGGGAGCTGCGCAGATAGTGCATCTTTTGTACTCCCGAAAGATTAGTATTAGTGTGGATCACGGATTTGAAAAGGTCTCTAAATTCAATCCACTCCTCCGGATTTCCTCTAAATTCCGGAATGCGAAGTTCAGGAAGCTTCACCGGTAGTGTGTGGTTAGCAAGAGGCTGATGTCCTACAGCGGTTACGATGGGATTTTGCTCTGTTGTGAGTTGTGGCAGAATGGTTAGCAGCGCTGCCTTCAGCTCGTAGTACATTGTTTGGAACTGCAACCGGGTATCTGAAAAACTTTCCACTTCATTCTCGAGTACCTCGATTTCCTCCTGAACACACTCGAACTTTTCCCAGAGGTCATCGAGATGTGTGATCCTAATTGCCACTTGATTTGTCTGGTCCGGTGTAAATTCCATATAGAATTTCTGAATGAGTTCCGCCGAACCAAGAATATTGCTTCTCCGCCGCAACAGAGTTTTGTAATGGAGAGAATGTTTGTCCGGAGTCGATTTCGAGGAAGATTTCCTGGTGGCGACCTTCTTTGGAGCCATTACAAAAATGGTATACAATTAGTCACCTAATTCGATGTGGTCTGGACACGTGGCAAAACTTAACCTCAACTGCTGGATTTGCTGCTTGACGACGGCTTTTCGGGAATCCGTAACAATTCCGTGTTGAGGGGTGTCGGTCGACGACGAGAGTGAGTTGTCCAGTTTTAACCAACTGGGTGCGAGAGTAATTCGACCACACCACCAGCAGCACGTGGAATCCCAATTCAACACTGTTATGTGGGAATTCCTCCCGGGTTTCGGCACCAACTTTGTTGTGAACTAAATCCTTGATGGGTTACACTTGCAAAAAATCCAACACTCGCGACGTTAGCTTACGGTGTCGATTTTGTTCGCGGGAATTCGAGAGGCTTGTTCGCGGGACTTCGAGAGGTTCGCGGGTACTACTGGGCTTCGAATTTTTGATGGGAAGAAAAAAGACGTGGTGTCTCTTACGCATTTATATTCAGACTAACTAATACAATTCATTTGCTTGCCTTCGTGGCATTTGAGTGTATAGGTAGAAACCTGCATTTGCCATTTCCTGCTACCAACCAAATCGCATATTATGTTATTTACACTCTTATTTCTAACTAGCTATATCTAAATTAATTTCacaacaaaaaacattttattaattttgaattattCTTATTTCGGCTTCACAACAACATATATCTTATACAtccttttacattttcgaaaaattaacgGATGTGGAAAAAATGGTAGCATCCGACGCGTATGGTTACTACGATCTTCTTATTGTCATGACTGCTAGGATCTCGGAGAATCGTTTTATTCGAACATGTACGTTAAATTCAATTTGTATACTAcaatcaaatacaaatatgtatttCCTACAACCTAGAGTAAAGGAATTAATATGTCTTAATGTTGTGAAGTCAAATAAGGTAAGAGTTTACGGGAATACAATAAGAATAATAACTACAAATAGATTTTTAAATATTCAGAATGTTGCCATAACTGGCGTTATTAGTAACATGATAATGCGCCTGATCTGCCACTATCAGGTACATGTGCGATTGATGCGAACGTTAATAGGAAGATACTGTACATTCGTTTTCATACGTGTCAGGCGTTTTGTTTAAAGCTAACGCTTTTTGTTTCTTTTGATCATGTTCATACAAGAGCTATTCCACAGAGGAACGCAAATCGGTATACTGATCAATCAATTATAATTTGTCTGAATCTGTGTAAAGTTAAACCGAAATCGATTTGCTTCATCGAAATGCTGTGTTCCATAAAGAGGCGACCTCAGTTTGATTATTCctcatttttttgcctttctcaatagaaaggtattgcaattgctctgaaaaccgaatttttaacggaggcccggagggccgagtgacatataccattcgattcagttcgtcgagttcggctaatgtctgtgtgtgtgtatgtatgtgtgtatgtatgtatgtgtgtgtgtatgtgtgtgtatgtgaccaaaaatgtcactcatttttctcagagatggctgaaccgattttgacaaacttagtctcaaatgaaaggtgcaacgttcccataggctgttattgaatttctaatgaatccgacctccggttccggaattacagggtgatgagtacgaacacgcagaaaatgtcgattttaataaattctgcaatgaatgtataaaggtgaacatttttccaaaatatgaccacaacagcttcgatttgtagtattaggtcactaacatccatttaaagtctatttggcaacattggccaccatcatcggttccggaagccccggcggaagtatctaaattcagaataacagtcacatcggtttctcgaagatggctagaccgattcgactaaacttggcctcaaatgaaaggtattgcgtccccgtaaatggctatttaatttcatcccgatccgacttccggttccggagttacaggttgtggcgtgcgatcacatagcaaattctcaaacaacttaaatttgctgttctaggtcaccgacggccaaccaaactttcgttgactacattgaccaccatagacggttccggaagtgcccgggaaaagcggccatctttcaaaatttacgaactcacatcagtttcccggaaatggttgggccgatgttcacaaacttagtcccaaatgatataatatccccacagatgtctataaaatttcgtacggatcgcttatatgggtccggaaatatagactaaatcgtcaggtcacatatgaaattcccatataaagctaagtatgcacctcctgcgaaatgaaatttcctatacaaaacctatgcataaaaaacgtcgcgaaatgttcgcgaaaaaaattttcgtttccatttcgtaagcgaaaacgataacgaaaaatgaagttagctgagacacggttcgacaaacgataagtctcataatacttccgcgagacggcgctgctttctatgcgctgtcaccaaggcaaactttttccttgcgaaataatggtcagcggtattatttcgcacggaggctcgcgaaattttgacaggttgcaatgaaaaaatataagaaaacacaagattggtaattttttgtattttttcatcgcAACCTGTCAATATTTCGTAGTTAAGAAATTCAATATATCGAATTTGAATGgtaagtttaaaaatattactggAAGTGTGATGGTTtctagttttaaacaattaaatttaaataattaatattatttgCAGCACACCCGAACAAAGCAAATCAGCTCAACTAATCTTGTCTCAACATCCTGGATCTGGCAATCAGCCAATCAACATTAAATCGATGCAACCGCAGCAGTACCAACTACTCCAAATCCAGCAACAGCCAACAACCCCTCAAAAAAGGACCACATAGCAATTACTGCTCAAACGAACAACAGGAGTTTAGGAATGATGGACACATCGGAAAACATTTCATCGGCACAGTAAAACTTGTCTGCCACTATTTTTACCAGCGGTTGCGTTCCTGATTTAGAGAAATCGGAGTCAAGCACAAAAGCTATATTCCAGCCTTGGTTCCTACCAGTTccttgcatgaaaatatcactgcctCCACAGTGCTCGTGATTCCATTCCAGCAGCAGCAAGCAATCACTATTCGAGTGCTTATCGCCAACATTTCACAGCAAGCTCGGCAGCAGAACCACCTTCAACCATAACATCAGAAAATTAAGATTTCCTCCAGACCATGACCATCATCCTAAAGGTCGGTAGCAATAACGTTCAGCCGACGGTACAACCTGGTCAGCAACCGCAATTAGTGCAATAGATCCAAGCCAAATGTAGAAGACCATTGACCAACTGCAAAAAAGATAGCAACATCACATTCAAacacagtagcagcagcatacTATACTGTTCCATGCGGTGTGCAGGAggacttttttattcagttggtgCGGCAAGGTGAGACATTTTTattacctttttttatttcgaaaggaTCAGTATCGTGTTTAgtacattgtaatgtaatacCCTATTCTTCTTTAAAAAGCTCGAGTTCACTCATTTACGgatattttttattatgatttttttcagatcGAACACCAACATATGTTGTATATCATGGTAATCACCCAGCAAGAGAACGCAGTGATAATGGATCAACAGAAAACACAACATCAATATGCTCGGAAAGGACTTTCTCTTTCGGTATGTATTTACCAGTAGCATCCCTCCTCCAAACATTCCTTTGCATATCTAGATGTCCTTATCAATTCACAGAACAAACATAATGGCACGTCATGTTCAATCGGCTAACCGTTTGGAATAAGCGCTCATCATCGGTTTCATGGCAGGGAAGTGAGCAGGCAAAAGAAGGCATCGTTTTTTCCGCAAGGTCGCTCTGGTCAAAATTTCAGCGAATTGCAAGGAATAAACCATCCGAGGGACAGTACCTGTGCTGATTCAGGACGATTTCCCATAC carries:
- the LOC131688223 gene encoding uncharacterized protein LOC131688223, whose protein sequence is MAPKKVATRKSSSKSTPDKHSLHYKTLLRRRSNILGSAELIQKFYMEFTPDQTNQVAIRITHLDDLWEKFECVQEEIEVLENEVESFSDTRLQFQTMYYELKAALLTILPQLTTEQNPIVTAVGHQPLANHTLPVKLPELRIPEFRGNPEEWIEFRDLFKSVIHTNTNLSGVQKMHYLRSSLKGEAARLIASFAITSDNYALAWKTITDRYENVNFLVKQHMSAILKIPSARKDSAASLAEVADEFNRHVGILDKLEEPESHWNSFLVERLSSLLDEKSLLEWENRCKDEEAPQYSDLLEFIHKRSRPLQKCKIVSGTLSTGSNSKLNKGKPFSSHVASDNVPRCPGCKQPHMVTQCETFLRQTPNKRLEFAKTHRLCINCLRGGHMARDCNSSLCRTCAKKHHTLLHLPPVATVPHGEEKHSSAVTQAATAICTNEEHSTSPLVGEEQSHMSPANRVALEPAFSYHPHGNVTTLTESNERQDNVVFLSTAVVGIQDISGKTHHTRALLDSGSQSNFISEALCQRLGLKRSRINLPISGIGQAAVTVHHRVDTIIVSRFGTFEHPLNYLVLPKLTVCLPSQHVDVSHWKIPPNIPLADPRFNISRGVDLIIRAELFYTLIEPHQFILANEFPLLQKTLLGYVVSGKLATTDKNKVVCHVAIGQDLNIQERSKISTSENHHLRKSKKLNPIFVIQCPEIRMDVTSFGCHFEKI